From a single Maylandia zebra isolate NMK-2024a linkage group LG3, Mzebra_GT3a, whole genome shotgun sequence genomic region:
- the LOC143414170 gene encoding stonustoxin subunit beta-like, translated as MHADSCQLTIDTNTVNTKLQLSDNNRKVTHVEELQSHPDHPDRFDVCEQLLCRDGLTGRCYWEVEWTRRAWISVSYRGIKRKGRSDECVFGGNDQSWSLCCSDHYSSVWHNNRETPISSSSSVSNRVAVCVDCPAGTLSFYRVSSDSLIHLHTFHTTFTEPLYPGFGFWDPSTGFMKGISDFFGTLRYELTLCS; from the exons atgcatgcag attcctgtcaactcacaatcgacacaaacacagtgaacacaaagctccagctgtctgacaacaacaggaaggtgacacatgtggaggagcttcagtcacatcctgatcatccagacagatttgatgtttgtgaacagctgctgtgtagagatggtctgactggtcgctgttactgggaggtcgagtggacgAGGAGGGCTTggatatcagtgagttacagaggaatcaaaaggaaaggaaggagtgatgagtgtgtgtttggtggaaatgatcagtcctggagtctttGCTGCTCTGATCATTATTCCTCTGTGTGGCACAATAACAGAGAAAcacccatctcctcctcctcctctgtctctaacagagtagcagtgtgtgtggactgtcctgctggcactctgtccttctacagagtctcctctgactctctgatccacctccacaccttccacaccacattcactgaacCTCTTTATCCTGGATTTGGGTTCTGGGATCCATCGACTGGTTTCATGAAGGGTATTTCAGACTTTTTTGGCACACTTAGGTATGAATTGACTCTTTGTAGTTAG